One region of Bradyrhizobium betae genomic DNA includes:
- the ptsN gene encoding PTS IIA-like nitrogen regulatory protein PtsN: MPITDLVAPEAILPALKVNSKKQALQELAARAAELTGQNERSVFEVLLQREKLGTTAVGYGVAIPHGKLPKLEKIFGLFARLDRPIDFEAMDGQPVDLVFLLLAPEGAGADHLKALARIARLLRDQDIAKKLRASRDAQAIYSVLALPPATAA, encoded by the coding sequence ATGCCGATTACCGATCTGGTCGCGCCCGAGGCGATTCTCCCTGCATTGAAGGTCAACAGCAAGAAGCAGGCGCTCCAGGAGCTGGCGGCCAGGGCTGCCGAGCTGACCGGACAGAACGAGCGCTCCGTGTTCGAGGTGCTGCTGCAGCGTGAGAAGCTCGGCACCACGGCGGTCGGCTACGGCGTCGCCATCCCCCACGGCAAGCTGCCCAAGCTGGAAAAGATTTTTGGTCTGTTCGCGCGCCTCGATCGTCCGATCGATTTCGAGGCGATGGACGGCCAGCCGGTCGATCTCGTCTTCCTGCTGCTCGCCCCCGAAGGCGCCGGCGCCGACCACCTCAAGGCCCTCGCCCGCATCGCCCGCCTGCTGCGCGACCAGGACATCGCCAAGAAGCTCCGCGCCTCGCGCGACGCCCAGGCGATCTATTCTGTGCTGGCCCTGCCGCCGGCGACCGCAGCGTAA
- the hpf gene encoding ribosome hibernation-promoting factor, HPF/YfiA family, with the protein MTLRISGKSVSVGEALRGRVSDRTEEVLRKYFDGNYSGHITLSKDGFGFRTDCALHLDSGITLEADSNAPDAYASADQALLMIEKRLKRYKSRLKDRSARKAHVASAALAAMDATSYVLEAPGEGEDDEEVTSYSPVIIAESTTALKPLSVSEAVMELDLSGAPCLVFQHGSSGRVNIIYRRADGNVGWIDPPGAKVDSKADGKPGG; encoded by the coding sequence ATGACTCTTCGGATTTCGGGCAAGAGCGTCAGCGTCGGCGAGGCCCTGCGCGGCCGCGTCTCCGACCGGACTGAAGAGGTCCTGCGCAAATATTTCGACGGCAATTATTCCGGCCACATCACGCTCAGCAAGGACGGCTTCGGCTTCCGCACCGACTGTGCGCTGCATCTCGATTCGGGGATTACGCTGGAGGCCGATTCGAACGCGCCGGACGCCTATGCCAGCGCCGACCAGGCCCTGCTGATGATCGAGAAGCGGCTCAAGCGCTACAAGAGCCGGCTCAAGGACCGCTCGGCCCGCAAGGCCCACGTCGCCTCCGCGGCGCTCGCCGCCATGGACGCCACGAGTTACGTGCTGGAAGCGCCGGGCGAGGGGGAGGACGACGAGGAGGTCACCAGCTACAGCCCCGTGATCATCGCCGAGTCCACCACGGCGCTGAAGCCGTTGTCGGTCAGCGAGGCGGTCATGGAACTCGACCTCAGCGGAGCACCCTGCCTGGTATTCCAGCATGGTTCCAGCGGCCGGGTGAACATCATCTACCGCCGCGCCGACGGCAATGTGGGCTGGATCGACCCGCCCGGCGCCAAGGTGGACAGCAAGGCGGACGGAAAGCCGGGCGGCTAG
- a CDS encoding DUF1150 family protein encodes MSEGHVAFEYEAKNVSPETLATLGEGHIAYVKQIRSEDVPGLFPEAPKIAPGLKLFALHAADGTPIMLTDSREAAVANAWSNELQAVSVH; translated from the coding sequence ATGAGTGAAGGTCACGTTGCGTTCGAATACGAAGCCAAGAACGTCTCTCCGGAGACGCTGGCAACCCTCGGCGAAGGCCATATCGCCTATGTGAAGCAGATCCGCTCGGAAGATGTGCCGGGCCTGTTTCCCGAAGCGCCGAAAATCGCGCCGGGCCTCAAGCTCTTCGCGCTCCACGCCGCCGACGGCACGCCGATCATGCTGACCGACAGCCGCGAAGCGGCAGTTGCCAATGCCTGGAGCAACGAGCTGCAAGCGGTGAGCGTGCACTGA
- a CDS encoding Hsp20 family protein has protein sequence MSRVPTLSSPFLLGFDEIERVLDRVVKGADGYPPYNIERCDRSDGQPERLRITLAVAGFTRDQLDVTIEENQLVIRGRQQDDKTRQYIHRGIAARHFQRTFVLAEGMLVLGADLKNGLLSVDLARPEPERIVKTIAINEHE, from the coding sequence ATGTCTCGTGTTCCTACGTTATCCAGTCCGTTCCTTCTGGGCTTCGACGAGATCGAGCGCGTGCTTGATCGTGTCGTCAAAGGCGCCGACGGTTATCCGCCCTACAATATCGAGCGGTGCGACCGGTCTGACGGCCAGCCCGAGCGGCTGCGGATCACGCTGGCGGTCGCCGGATTCACCCGCGACCAACTCGATGTTACCATTGAGGAAAACCAGCTCGTCATTCGCGGGCGTCAGCAGGACGACAAGACCCGGCAATACATCCATCGCGGCATCGCCGCGCGCCACTTCCAGCGCACCTTCGTGCTGGCGGAAGGGATGCTGGTGCTGGGTGCGGATCTGAAGAACGGGCTGTTGTCGGTCGACCTTGCCCGGCCTGAACCGGAGAGGATCGTTAAGACAATCGCTATCAATGAGCACGAATAA
- a CDS encoding tetratricopeptide repeat protein translates to MKRDKERAFEDCSAAIRIDPNFGRAYHCRGRATSAKGDRDHAMADYNEAIRLDPNYGPSYTSRAQEYFNKGDLDFAIAGFTEAIERNPKQIYFATLMRGQAYAAKGDADHAVADYNEAMRLNPAAAWPYELRSDVRVKKGEFDAALDDCNNSVRLEPGRAGGHFCRAVVLLKKDDADGAIREFDEVTRIAPTFERAYSLRALAWHKKGDDKRAVADFDEAVRLQQGNATGYKNRAMALREMGKHEAALADYNEALRLDPNNQDTLVNRGLLYMVMSDPKHARADFNAVLALPPNDKWAVDTAREGLGFVK, encoded by the coding sequence ATGAAGCGCGACAAGGAACGCGCCTTCGAGGATTGCAGCGCCGCGATCCGGATCGATCCGAATTTCGGACGCGCCTATCATTGCCGCGGCCGTGCCACTTCGGCCAAAGGTGATCGGGATCACGCGATGGCTGACTACAATGAAGCCATTCGCCTCGATCCGAACTACGGACCGTCCTACACCTCGAGGGCACAGGAATATTTCAACAAGGGCGACCTGGATTTCGCCATCGCCGGCTTCACCGAGGCGATCGAACGCAATCCCAAGCAAATCTACTTTGCGACCCTCATGAGAGGGCAGGCGTATGCTGCAAAGGGCGACGCTGATCATGCTGTCGCCGACTACAACGAAGCGATGCGATTGAATCCGGCCGCCGCATGGCCTTACGAACTGCGAAGCGACGTCCGTGTCAAAAAGGGCGAATTCGATGCGGCTCTTGATGACTGCAACAATTCGGTTCGTCTGGAGCCGGGGAGGGCCGGGGGCCATTTTTGCCGGGCCGTCGTCCTCCTGAAAAAGGACGACGCCGATGGCGCCATCCGGGAGTTCGACGAGGTCACGAGGATCGCTCCGACTTTCGAGAGGGCCTATTCCCTTCGCGCCCTCGCCTGGCACAAGAAGGGCGACGATAAACGCGCCGTTGCCGATTTCGACGAAGCGGTCAGGCTGCAGCAGGGAAACGCGACCGGCTATAAAAATCGGGCCATGGCGTTGCGCGAAATGGGAAAGCACGAAGCTGCGCTCGCCGACTACAACGAGGCGCTTCGACTCGATCCCAACAACCAGGATACCTTGGTCAATCGGGGTCTCCTCTACATGGTGATGTCCGACCCCAAGCATGCCCGCGCCGATTTCAATGCCGTGCTCGCGCTGCCGCCGAACGACAAATGGGCCGTGGACACGGCGCGCGAAGGGCTCGGATTTGTGAAGTGA
- a CDS encoding sn-glycerol-3-phosphate import ATP-binding protein UgpC yields the protein MANVTLRNVRKTYPGGFEAIKGVNVDVADGQFCVLVGPSGCGKSTLLRMVAGLETVTGGEIDIGGRIVNQIEPADRDIAMVFQNYALYPHMSVFNNMAYGLRNRGMKEAEVKTRVDEAARVLELTSMLDRKPRQLSGGQRQRVAMGRAIVRQPKVFLFDEPLSNLDAKLRIAMRVEIRKLQRRLKTTSIYVTHDQLEAMTLADILVVMSGGQVEQVGNPLAIYEKPATTFVASFIGAPPMNLMSIRSDEIKSQLGGSASEAGILGIRPEDFVITDQTPAGGVTLPLTIEAIERVGAETFIYGSRAQDEQRIAATPGELPPGEVIVRVPGTEAPAIGAKIRVAAVRAKLHLFSGDGRTRIEA from the coding sequence ATGGCTAACGTCACCCTGCGCAACGTCCGCAAGACCTATCCCGGCGGCTTCGAGGCCATCAAGGGCGTCAACGTCGATGTTGCCGACGGGCAGTTCTGCGTGCTGGTCGGCCCCTCCGGCTGCGGCAAGTCGACCCTGCTGCGCATGGTCGCGGGGCTCGAGACCGTCACCGGCGGCGAGATCGATATCGGCGGCCGAATCGTCAACCAGATCGAGCCCGCCGATCGCGACATCGCGATGGTGTTCCAGAACTACGCGCTCTATCCGCATATGAGCGTCTTCAACAACATGGCCTACGGCCTGCGCAACCGCGGCATGAAGGAGGCCGAGGTCAAGACCCGCGTCGACGAGGCCGCGCGCGTGCTCGAGCTCACCTCGATGCTGGATCGCAAGCCGCGCCAGCTCTCCGGCGGCCAGCGCCAGCGCGTCGCCATGGGCCGCGCCATCGTGCGCCAGCCAAAAGTGTTCCTGTTCGACGAGCCGCTTTCCAATCTCGACGCCAAGCTGCGCATCGCGATGCGCGTCGAGATCCGCAAATTGCAGCGCCGGCTGAAGACGACGTCGATCTACGTCACCCACGACCAGCTCGAGGCGATGACGCTCGCCGACATTCTCGTCGTGATGAGCGGCGGCCAGGTCGAGCAGGTCGGCAATCCGCTGGCGATCTACGAGAAGCCGGCGACCACCTTCGTCGCTTCGTTCATCGGCGCGCCGCCGATGAACCTGATGTCGATACGCTCCGACGAGATCAAGTCGCAGCTCGGCGGCAGCGCGAGTGAGGCCGGCATCCTCGGCATCCGGCCGGAAGATTTCGTCATCACCGACCAGACGCCCGCCGGCGGCGTCACGCTTCCGCTCACGATCGAAGCCATCGAGCGCGTCGGCGCCGAAACCTTCATCTACGGCTCACGAGCCCAGGACGAGCAGCGAATCGCCGCCACCCCGGGCGAGCTGCCGCCCGGCGAGGTCATCGTCCGCGTTCCCGGAACCGAGGCCCCCGCCATCGGCGCGAAAATCCGCGTCGCCGCGGTGCGGGCGAAGCTGCATCTGTTCAGCGGCGACGGGCGGACACGAATCGAGGCCTGA
- the ugpA gene encoding sn-glycerol-3-phosphate ABC transporter permease UgpA: MQKQAIFQSKLLPYALVAPQLAIVLIFFYWPALQAVIQSFLLQDAFGLSTTFVWFENYVELFRDPAYFEAIVRTFLFSFAIAVSSLSFALLLAVMADKPLRGSMLYRTLLIWPYAVAPPVVGVLWIFMLHPSLGVLSRYLRAVGIDWNPLLDGDQAAALIILAAAWKQISYNFLFFLAGLQAIPKSVFEAAAIDGARPMRRFWTVTFPLLSPTIFFLLVVNIVYAFFDTFGIIDTMTRGGPGTSTVTLVYKVYSDGLLGGNLGSSAAQSVILMVMVIVLTGIQFRFVERKVTY, encoded by the coding sequence ATGCAAAAGCAAGCCATTTTCCAATCCAAGCTATTGCCCTACGCGCTGGTTGCGCCGCAGCTCGCGATCGTCCTGATTTTCTTCTATTGGCCGGCCTTGCAGGCGGTGATCCAGTCCTTCCTGCTGCAGGACGCCTTTGGTCTGTCGACCACCTTCGTCTGGTTCGAGAACTACGTCGAGCTGTTCAGGGACCCCGCCTATTTCGAGGCGATCGTCCGAACCTTCCTGTTCTCGTTCGCCATCGCCGTGTCGTCGCTGTCCTTTGCGCTGCTGCTCGCCGTGATGGCGGACAAGCCCCTGCGCGGCTCGATGCTCTACCGCACGCTACTGATCTGGCCCTATGCGGTCGCGCCGCCCGTGGTCGGCGTGCTGTGGATCTTCATGCTGCATCCCTCGCTTGGCGTGCTGTCGCGCTATCTGCGCGCGGTCGGCATCGACTGGAATCCGCTGCTCGACGGCGACCAGGCCGCGGCACTGATTATTCTCGCCGCCGCCTGGAAGCAGATCTCCTATAATTTCCTGTTCTTCCTCGCCGGCCTGCAGGCCATCCCGAAGAGCGTGTTCGAGGCCGCCGCGATCGACGGCGCGCGGCCGATGCGGCGATTCTGGACCGTGACCTTCCCGCTGCTGTCGCCGACCATCTTCTTCCTGCTGGTCGTCAACATCGTCTACGCCTTCTTCGACACTTTCGGCATCATCGACACCATGACGCGCGGCGGGCCCGGCACGTCGACGGTCACGTTGGTCTACAAGGTTTATTCCGACGGCCTGCTCGGCGGCAATCTCGGCAGCTCGGCGGCGCAATCGGTGATCCTGATGGTCATGGTCATCGTACTGACCGGAATCCAGTTCCGCTTTGTCGAACGCAAGGTGACCTACTGA
- the ugpE gene encoding sn-glycerol-3-phosphate ABC transporter permease UgpE, whose translation MVEEEGFRRYVAHFILWIGIAIVAFPVYIAIIASTQDNALIANGQMSLLPGGHFFETYYQTIFVGTSGSTREPVGNMMLNSLVMALAIAIGKIAISIISAYAIVYFRFPFRMPIFWIIFITLMLPVEVRIYPTYKIVADLHMLDSYAGLALPLIASATATLLFRQFFMTVPDELLEASRIDGAGPLRFFWDTLLPLSRTNMAALFVILFILGWNQYLWPLLITTRDDMQTIQVGIRKMITTTDALTEWPIVMATAVLAMLPPVFVVVAMQKLFVRGLVETEK comes from the coding sequence ATGGTCGAGGAAGAGGGCTTCCGGCGCTACGTCGCCCATTTCATCCTCTGGATCGGGATCGCGATCGTCGCGTTCCCGGTCTACATCGCGATCATCGCCTCGACGCAGGACAACGCGCTGATCGCCAACGGACAGATGTCGCTGCTGCCGGGCGGGCATTTCTTCGAGACCTACTACCAGACCATTTTCGTCGGCACGAGCGGCTCGACCCGCGAGCCCGTCGGCAACATGATGCTGAACTCGCTGGTGATGGCGCTGGCGATCGCGATCGGCAAGATCGCGATCTCGATCATCTCGGCCTATGCGATCGTGTATTTCCGCTTTCCGTTCCGGATGCCTATCTTCTGGATCATCTTCATCACCCTGATGCTGCCGGTCGAGGTGCGCATCTATCCGACCTACAAGATCGTCGCCGATCTGCACATGCTCGACAGCTATGCCGGCCTCGCGCTGCCGCTGATCGCGTCGGCGACCGCGACGCTGCTGTTCCGCCAGTTCTTCATGACCGTGCCGGACGAACTGCTGGAGGCCTCGCGCATCGACGGCGCCGGCCCCTTGCGCTTCTTCTGGGATACGCTGCTGCCGCTGTCGCGCACCAACATGGCTGCGCTGTTCGTGATCCTCTTCATCCTCGGCTGGAACCAGTATCTCTGGCCGCTGCTGATCACCACCCGCGACGACATGCAGACCATCCAGGTCGGCATCCGCAAGATGATCACCACCACCGACGCGCTGACCGAATGGCCGATCGTGATGGCGACTGCCGTGCTGGCGATGCTGCCGCCGGTGTTCGTCGTCGTCGCCATGCAGAAATTGTTCGTGCGCGGCCTGGTCGAGACCGAGAAGTAA